The Calditrichota bacterium genome has a window encoding:
- a CDS encoding glycosyltransferase: MRILFSNASLMWGGNEKWTLNAAETLAKRGHDVWVAVREKELWLTRQKTGLVKWLELPFLNDADVKTVWKLRKLIQKERIEIFLPTRSRDYWLGGWAAMKTDAKYVMRMGITRTLPNTLKERLRYSVWPDGIIVNAEAVKQSLVAHPWIKGEGIRVIYNGVDQRGRWTQSAAHESNVILVVAAGRVESEKGFDVLIDAMAIAVKAEPRLICEIWGNGDQVDNLNAQIERLDLDEHVRLRGFTQDITQELAKANIAVSSSYREGISNFILESWSVGVPLVATAIEGSAEIVHDRKRGVLVPPGDAQAMSAAILEIARDDNLRDTCISGGKDAIENIHNWEKMAENMEIFFKEIGKRK; the protein is encoded by the coding sequence GTGCGCATACTTTTTAGCAACGCCTCTCTGATGTGGGGCGGCAATGAAAAATGGACTCTCAATGCCGCTGAAACATTAGCAAAACGGGGGCATGATGTCTGGGTTGCCGTGCGCGAAAAAGAGCTGTGGCTGACCCGCCAGAAAACCGGTTTGGTGAAGTGGCTCGAGTTGCCGTTTCTGAATGACGCAGATGTCAAGACTGTTTGGAAGCTGCGAAAGCTCATTCAGAAAGAGCGGATAGAGATCTTCTTGCCGACCCGCAGCCGCGACTATTGGCTGGGGGGATGGGCGGCGATGAAGACGGACGCGAAATACGTGATGCGTATGGGTATCACGCGCACATTGCCGAATACGCTCAAGGAACGACTTCGTTACAGCGTCTGGCCGGATGGAATCATCGTGAATGCCGAGGCAGTCAAGCAATCTCTCGTCGCACATCCGTGGATCAAGGGCGAGGGAATCCGCGTCATCTACAACGGCGTCGACCAGCGTGGACGCTGGACCCAGAGCGCTGCGCATGAATCCAACGTAATCTTAGTGGTTGCAGCAGGTCGAGTGGAGAGCGAAAAAGGCTTTGACGTCTTGATTGATGCCATGGCCATCGCAGTCAAAGCAGAGCCGCGATTGATTTGCGAAATCTGGGGCAACGGAGACCAAGTGGATAACCTGAATGCGCAGATTGAACGCTTGGACTTGGACGAACACGTGAGGCTGCGCGGATTCACGCAGGATATTACTCAAGAACTCGCCAAAGCAAACATAGCCGTGTCTTCGTCTTACCGGGAAGGGATTTCGAATTTCATTTTGGAATCTTGGTCGGTCGGAGTGCCACTGGTCGCAACGGCAATAGAAGGATCGGCGGAAATTGTGCACGACCGCAAACGCGGGGTGCTGGTTCCGCCTGGTGACGCGCAGGCGATGAGTGCCGCGATTTTAGAAATCGCGCGAGATGATAATTTACGCGATACTTGTATTTCCGGCGGCAAAGACGCGATAGAAAACATTCACAATTGGGAAAAAATGGCAGAGAACATGGAGATCTTCTTCAAAGAAATTGGAAAGAGGAAATAG
- a CDS encoding four helix bundle protein, with amino-acid sequence MIDDLKNRTKAFAVRIIGLHNSLREKNSANVIAHQVLKSGTSVGAHCAEASRAKSRADFLNKIVGATQELEETLYWLDLMVEARLVKATRPELLRKEADELMAILTTIAKKTKTGKRV; translated from the coding sequence ATGATTGATGATCTAAAGAATCGAACCAAAGCATTCGCGGTGCGCATCATAGGTTTGCACAACAGCCTGCGCGAGAAGAATTCCGCGAATGTCATCGCACACCAAGTTCTTAAGTCAGGAACATCTGTTGGAGCTCACTGCGCGGAAGCTTCACGCGCAAAATCAAGAGCCGACTTCTTGAACAAAATAGTCGGAGCAACTCAAGAGCTTGAAGAAACTCTGTACTGGCTCGACCTAATGGTTGAAGCAAGGCTGGTTAAAGCAACACGGCCGGAATTGCTTCGGAAGGAAGCCGACGAGCTGATGGCGATTCTAACAACGATAGCCAAGAAAACCAAAACGGGCAAGAGAGTCTGA